The Caulobacter sp. FWC26 genome contains a region encoding:
- a CDS encoding sensor histidine kinase, translated as MLDLRRRSLVRRLVLIAGIWTLLVVLIAGVFLTAQFRDAAIRRFDQSLAVLTDDLYAGSSVDNGQLRAPFLTDIRATRAYSGRYWVILDKRPDGSMKAIERSRSLFDSDLMLSSAQIDQLDAAPGKTQYFDMRGPQDKPLRAAAVQARLPGYPDPVVFLAAEDRSPIDADADRFAGITAFALLILSGGLILAVVVQVRFGLQPLFQLRREVAHVRRGKAERVDGRYPEELEPLAAELNALLAHNQEVVERQRTHVGNLAHALKTPLSVMLTEASQQPGQLAEVVTRQAQTMREQVDHHLRRARAAARSQTSGERTPVEPILDELAVTLERIFQDKANGAGVEIDWRCPEDLCFQGEKQDLMELAGNVMENAGKWCRGKIRVDAVPVGEARMSLTVDDDGPGLPPEERAQALKRGQRLDENAPGSGLGLSIVDELARAYGGSVQLGEAPLGGLRVTLDLPRAVS; from the coding sequence TTGCTGGACCTGCGTCGCCGTTCGCTGGTCCGTCGTCTGGTCCTGATCGCCGGGATCTGGACCCTGCTGGTCGTGCTGATCGCAGGCGTGTTCCTGACCGCCCAGTTCCGCGACGCGGCCATCCGACGCTTCGACCAGTCGCTGGCGGTGCTGACCGACGACCTCTACGCGGGGTCAAGCGTCGACAATGGCCAGCTGCGCGCGCCGTTCCTGACCGATATCCGCGCCACGCGCGCCTATTCCGGCCGCTACTGGGTGATCCTCGACAAGCGACCCGACGGGTCGATGAAGGCGATCGAGCGCTCGCGCTCACTGTTCGACAGCGACCTGATGCTGTCCTCGGCCCAGATCGATCAGCTGGATGCGGCGCCGGGCAAGACCCAGTACTTCGACATGCGCGGGCCGCAGGATAAGCCGCTGCGGGCGGCTGCGGTGCAGGCTCGGCTGCCCGGCTATCCCGATCCGGTGGTGTTCCTGGCCGCCGAGGACCGCTCGCCGATCGACGCCGACGCCGATCGCTTCGCGGGGATCACCGCCTTCGCCCTGCTGATCCTGAGCGGCGGCCTGATCCTGGCGGTGGTGGTGCAGGTGCGGTTTGGCCTGCAGCCGCTGTTTCAGCTGCGCCGCGAGGTCGCCCATGTCCGCCGCGGCAAGGCCGAGCGCGTGGACGGCCGCTATCCCGAGGAGCTCGAGCCCCTGGCCGCCGAGCTGAACGCCCTCCTGGCGCACAACCAGGAAGTGGTCGAGCGTCAGCGCACCCACGTCGGCAACCTGGCTCACGCCCTGAAGACTCCGCTGTCGGTGATGCTGACCGAAGCCAGTCAGCAGCCGGGGCAGCTGGCCGAGGTGGTGACTCGTCAGGCCCAGACCATGCGCGAGCAGGTCGATCACCACCTGCGCCGCGCCCGCGCCGCCGCCCGCTCGCAGACCAGCGGCGAACGAACCCCGGTTGAGCCGATCCTGGATGAGCTGGCCGTGACCCTGGAACGCATCTTCCAGGACAAGGCGAACGGCGCCGGCGTCGAGATCGACTGGCGCTGCCCTGAGGACCTGTGTTTCCAGGGCGAGAAGCAGGACCTGATGGAGCTGGCCGGCAACGTGATGGAAAACGCCGGCAAGTGGTGCCGGGGCAAGATCCGCGTGGACGCCGTCCCGGTGGGCGAGGCGCGAATGAGCCTGACCGTCGACGACGATGGCCCGGGCCTGCCGCCGGAGGAGCGCGCCCAGGCGCTCAAACGCGGACAAAGGCTGGACGAGAACGCGCCCGGCTCGGGCCTGGGACTTTCCATCGTCGACGAACTGGCGCGGGCCTATGGCGGCTCGGTCCAGCTGGGCGAAGCGCCGCTGGGCGGATTGCGTGTGACGCTTGATCTGCCGCGCGCGGTGTCCTGA
- a CDS encoding response regulator transcription factor, which yields MRILLVEDDPDLTRQLKLALADAGYAVDHAPDGEEAQYLGENEPYDAVILDLGLPKVDGVSVLERWRRGNVTTPVLILTARGAWSDKVAGFDAGADDYLAKPFHTEELLARLRALLRRSAGHAAPSLSCGALRLDPRAARASVNGEPLRLTSLEYRLLHYMMMHQGRVIGRTELVEHLYDQDFDRDSNTIEVFIGRLRKKLGADRIETVRGLGYRLAALPGEETA from the coding sequence ATGCGCATCCTGCTCGTCGAGGACGATCCCGACCTGACGCGCCAGCTGAAGCTGGCCCTGGCCGACGCCGGCTACGCCGTCGACCACGCGCCCGACGGCGAGGAAGCCCAGTATCTGGGCGAGAACGAGCCCTACGACGCGGTGATCCTGGACTTGGGCCTGCCCAAGGTGGATGGCGTGTCGGTGCTGGAGCGCTGGCGGCGCGGCAATGTCACGACGCCGGTGCTGATCCTGACCGCGCGCGGCGCCTGGAGCGACAAGGTCGCCGGCTTCGACGCGGGCGCCGACGACTACCTTGCCAAGCCGTTCCACACCGAGGAGCTGCTGGCCCGTCTTCGGGCGCTCCTGCGCCGCTCGGCTGGCCACGCCGCGCCGTCGCTGTCGTGCGGGGCCCTGCGCCTGGACCCGCGCGCGGCCCGCGCCAGCGTCAATGGCGAGCCGCTGCGCCTGACCTCGCTGGAATACCGCCTGCTGCATTACATGATGATGCACCAGGGGCGGGTGATCGGTCGCACCGAGCTGGTGGAGCACCTGTACGACCAGGACTTCGACCGCGACTCCAACACCATCGAGGTGTTCATCGGCCGCCTGCGCAAGAAGCTGGGCGCCGACCGGATCGAGACCGTGCGCGGCCTGGGCTATCGCCTGGCGGCGCTGCCGGGCGAAGAAACTGCCTAG
- a CDS encoding PepSY domain-containing protein, giving the protein MKPIRALIVAAALAAVLPDAAFAQRRPDSLGADWRQQQDQARGGVQSGRLVPLSRVIEMISRRTPGRVLDAGLEGGNYRVRWAAADGRRIDFIVDAQTGQILSGG; this is encoded by the coding sequence ATGAAACCGATCCGCGCCCTCATCGTCGCCGCCGCGCTGGCCGCCGTCCTTCCGGACGCCGCCTTCGCGCAACGCCGTCCGGACTCGCTGGGGGCCGACTGGCGTCAGCAGCAGGACCAGGCGCGTGGTGGCGTGCAGTCGGGACGCCTCGTGCCGCTGTCGCGGGTGATCGAGATGATCAGCCGCCGCACGCCGGGACGGGTGCTGGACGCCGGCCTCGAAGGCGGCAACTACCGGGTTCGCTGGGCTGCGGCCGACGGTCGCCGCATCGACTTCATCGTCGACGCCCAGACCGGCCAGATCCTCAGCGGCGGCTAA
- a CDS encoding DnaJ C-terminal domain-containing protein has protein sequence MARDPYQELGVSRTATADEIRKAFRKLAKQYHPDTNPGDKKAEERFKQVSAAFDIVGDPEKRKKFDLGQIDADGRETMRGFGGQPGNGPFNAGGFGQGGFHRSSEGPEIDLSELFGGMFGGGAGAGRGPFGGGAGGGFSAKGADVKARLDIDLEDAIKGGKKRVAFSDGRTIDVTIPAGAQEGQTLRLKGQGSPGRGGQGDALIELAIKPHPIYRREGEALVMDLPVSIPDAVLGGKVEAPTPDGNVMLAVPKGSNSGQTLRLKGRGMPDGKGKRGDLLARLVVTLPETVDQDLEKFAEAWRAQKPYTPKRK, from the coding sequence TTGGCGCGCGACCCGTATCAGGAACTCGGCGTTTCCCGCACCGCCACCGCGGACGAGATCCGCAAGGCGTTCCGCAAGCTCGCCAAGCAGTATCACCCGGACACCAATCCGGGCGACAAGAAGGCCGAGGAGCGCTTCAAGCAGGTCAGCGCCGCGTTCGACATCGTCGGCGATCCCGAAAAGCGCAAGAAGTTCGACTTGGGCCAGATCGACGCCGACGGGCGCGAGACGATGCGCGGCTTCGGCGGACAGCCCGGCAACGGTCCGTTCAACGCCGGCGGCTTTGGCCAGGGCGGCTTCCACCGTTCCAGCGAAGGTCCCGAGATTGACCTGTCCGAACTGTTCGGTGGCATGTTCGGCGGCGGGGCCGGCGCGGGACGCGGCCCCTTCGGGGGCGGCGCGGGCGGCGGCTTCTCGGCCAAGGGCGCTGACGTCAAGGCGCGCCTCGACATCGACCTGGAAGACGCCATCAAGGGCGGCAAGAAGCGCGTGGCCTTCTCGGACGGCCGCACGATCGACGTCACGATCCCGGCGGGCGCCCAGGAGGGCCAGACCCTGCGCCTGAAAGGCCAGGGCTCCCCGGGGCGTGGCGGTCAGGGCGACGCCCTGATCGAGCTGGCCATCAAGCCGCACCCGATCTATCGCCGCGAAGGCGAGGCCCTGGTCATGGACCTGCCGGTCTCGATCCCCGACGCGGTGCTGGGCGGCAAGGTCGAAGCCCCAACGCCTGACGGCAATGTCATGCTGGCCGTGCCCAAGGGCAGCAACAGCGGCCAGACCCTGCGCCTGAAGGGCCGGGGCATGCCCGACGGCAAGGGCAAGCGCGGCGACCTCCTGGCGCGCCTGGTGGTCACCCTGCCCGAGACCGTCGACCAGGACCTCGAAAAGTTCGCCGAGGCCTGGCGCGCCCAGAAGCCCTACACGCCGAAACGGAAGTAG
- a CDS encoding glycoside hydrolase/phage tail family protein: MAQVILSSVGSAIGGPIGAVVGAVVGGMVDQAALSALSPARQVGPRIPELRLTGAAEGAALPCVFGRARVGGQVIWAARFRERRIEGRVGGSKGQKTTAYAYSLSFAVAVAEGPIDGIGRVWADGRVMDLSGATMRVHRGTEDQLPDPLIAAIEGDAPAYRGVAYVVFEDLPLEPFGNRPPQLSFEVFRRPRPPGTLGLEERLKGVCLIPGAGEFVYATEAVLRREGLTRTASESVHNAEGRPDLMVALDQLQAQLPNVDHVTLVVAWFGTDLRCGRCQIKPGVEGAAKDTLPLSWSVAGVERADAHLISLKDGAPAYGGTPADAVVLQAIAELKRRGLKVTLYPFILMDNPPGQPAYPWRGRIVCEAGADGTAAATAQVDAFFDGEWGLRRMVLHQAALAVQAGGVDSFIIGSELRGLTTTRGAGGTYPAVDKLKSLATDVRAVLGASTKLGYAADWSEYFGHQPADGSGHAVFHLDPLWADPNIDFVGVDWYPPVTDWRDGEDHRDAEAGFLGPHDPAYLRAGLTGGADFDWYYASAADRDAQRRTPITDGAHGEAWMFRAKDLLSWWSQPHHDRPGGVRSATPTAWIPMSKPIRLTEFGCPAVDKGANSPNLFIDPKSSESYLPPYSSGERDDFGQRRYLEAVLAWLDEPGANPISPLYGGPMVEAASAWCWDARPFPDFPARADVWTDGGNWLLGHWLTGRTGIAPLPELIMALGARGGVAIDPGEAGGAVDGYVVDRPMRLREALWPLTEAFALDPVERGDHVRMVSRTGRAAASLAAQALVLPEDGAAERETRTLDPAVEALRLRFVDAGRDYQVGALIVRREAGQGTRDVDAPIVLSAAEAGAVVRRMLDADEAARRSRIVRLSPSDALRFQPGDRLTLDGQVWRVQRLDLDERPRATLVPVLRSRGVAAVIDWTPSPPREPASPPVLHLLDLPSAGDLSDEARPLVAAAAEPWRPLDIHAGAGVETLKLRARAFSPATLGVTLTDLPPASPHRLDRSGFLTVRMEGAGLTSAPLAAVLAGENALAVRAPSGDWEVIAFQAAALIAPDVWRLSGLLRGQRDGAASGAVIPAGAAVVRLDEALVPMSVAAFERGAPLMIRAAPSGGPPSGPGMTQISAVWSGRALRPLAPAHLRKRMIGGDLLVSWIRRARVGGDVWDGEVPLGEGVERYRVRVLDGGAVLREIEVETPAFTYAAALRAADAPPAGARLEVTQGSALYGWGAPAITSLW, encoded by the coding sequence ATGGCTCAAGTCATCCTTTCCAGCGTCGGCTCGGCGATCGGCGGTCCGATCGGGGCGGTGGTCGGCGCGGTCGTGGGCGGCATGGTCGATCAGGCGGCGCTGTCGGCGCTGTCGCCCGCGCGGCAGGTCGGCCCGCGTATCCCCGAGCTGCGCCTGACGGGCGCGGCCGAGGGCGCAGCCCTGCCGTGCGTGTTCGGCCGGGCCCGCGTCGGCGGCCAAGTGATCTGGGCCGCGCGCTTTCGAGAGCGGCGGATCGAGGGCCGGGTCGGCGGCTCCAAGGGCCAGAAGACGACCGCCTACGCCTACAGCCTGTCGTTCGCCGTCGCGGTGGCCGAGGGACCGATCGACGGGATCGGCCGGGTCTGGGCCGACGGCCGGGTCATGGATCTGTCAGGCGCGACGATGCGCGTGCATCGCGGAACCGAGGACCAGCTTCCCGACCCGCTGATCGCGGCGATCGAAGGCGACGCGCCGGCCTATCGCGGCGTGGCCTATGTGGTGTTCGAGGATCTGCCGCTGGAGCCGTTCGGCAATCGCCCGCCGCAGCTGTCCTTCGAGGTCTTTCGCCGTCCGCGTCCGCCTGGAACCCTGGGGCTGGAGGAGCGGCTGAAGGGCGTGTGCCTGATCCCGGGGGCGGGTGAGTTCGTCTATGCGACCGAGGCCGTGCTGCGCCGCGAGGGCCTGACCCGAACCGCCAGCGAGAGCGTGCACAACGCCGAGGGGCGCCCCGACCTGATGGTGGCGTTGGACCAGTTGCAGGCGCAGCTGCCCAACGTCGATCATGTGACGCTGGTGGTCGCCTGGTTCGGAACAGACCTGCGCTGCGGCCGGTGCCAGATCAAGCCGGGCGTCGAGGGCGCGGCCAAGGACACCCTGCCGCTGAGCTGGAGCGTCGCCGGGGTCGAGCGCGCCGACGCGCATCTGATTTCGCTGAAGGACGGTGCGCCGGCCTATGGCGGCACGCCCGCCGACGCTGTGGTGCTCCAGGCTATCGCCGAGCTGAAGCGGCGCGGGCTGAAGGTGACGCTCTATCCGTTCATCCTGATGGACAACCCGCCGGGTCAGCCGGCCTATCCCTGGCGCGGCCGGATCGTCTGCGAGGCCGGCGCCGACGGTACAGCCGCCGCGACGGCGCAGGTGGACGCCTTCTTCGACGGCGAATGGGGCCTGCGCCGCATGGTGCTGCATCAGGCGGCCCTGGCGGTCCAGGCCGGCGGGGTGGACAGCTTCATCATCGGCTCGGAGCTGCGCGGCCTGACCACCACGCGCGGCGCCGGCGGGACCTATCCGGCCGTCGACAAGCTCAAAAGCCTCGCCACCGACGTGCGCGCTGTGCTGGGGGCGTCGACCAAGCTCGGCTACGCCGCCGACTGGAGCGAGTATTTCGGACATCAGCCGGCCGACGGCTCGGGTCACGCGGTGTTCCACCTCGACCCGCTGTGGGCCGATCCGAACATCGATTTCGTCGGCGTCGACTGGTATCCGCCCGTCACCGACTGGCGCGACGGCGAGGATCACCGCGACGCCGAGGCCGGCTTTCTCGGACCGCACGACCCGGCCTATCTGCGCGCCGGCCTGACCGGCGGGGCGGATTTCGACTGGTACTACGCCAGTGCCGCCGACCGCGACGCCCAGCGCCGCACCCCGATCACCGACGGCGCCCACGGCGAGGCCTGGATGTTCCGGGCCAAGGACCTGCTGTCCTGGTGGAGCCAGCCGCATCACGACCGCCCTGGCGGTGTCCGCTCCGCGACGCCGACGGCGTGGATTCCCATGTCCAAGCCGATCCGCCTGACCGAGTTCGGCTGCCCGGCCGTGGACAAGGGCGCCAACTCGCCGAACCTCTTCATCGACCCCAAGAGCTCGGAAAGCTACCTACCGCCCTATTCGAGCGGCGAGCGTGACGACTTTGGCCAGCGGCGCTATCTGGAGGCGGTGCTGGCCTGGCTGGACGAGCCGGGCGCCAATCCGATCTCGCCGCTGTATGGCGGGCCGATGGTCGAGGCGGCCAGCGCCTGGTGCTGGGACGCGCGGCCGTTCCCGGACTTTCCCGCCCGCGCCGATGTCTGGACCGACGGCGGCAACTGGCTCCTGGGTCACTGGCTGACCGGCAGGACCGGGATCGCACCCTTGCCCGAACTGATCATGGCTCTGGGCGCGCGGGGCGGGGTGGCCATCGATCCCGGCGAAGCGGGCGGGGCGGTGGATGGCTATGTCGTCGACCGCCCGATGCGGCTGCGCGAGGCGCTTTGGCCCCTCACCGAGGCCTTCGCGCTGGATCCGGTCGAGCGCGGCGACCATGTCCGGATGGTGTCGCGGACGGGACGGGCGGCCGCGTCCCTGGCGGCGCAGGCGCTGGTTCTGCCCGAGGACGGCGCGGCCGAGCGCGAGACCCGCACCCTGGACCCCGCCGTCGAGGCCCTGCGCCTGCGGTTCGTCGACGCCGGGCGCGACTACCAGGTTGGCGCGCTGATCGTCCGCCGCGAGGCGGGGCAGGGAACGCGCGATGTCGATGCGCCGATCGTGCTGTCGGCGGCCGAAGCCGGGGCCGTGGTCCGCCGGATGCTGGACGCCGACGAGGCCGCGCGGCGTTCGCGGATCGTGCGGCTGTCGCCCTCCGACGCTTTGCGGTTCCAGCCCGGCGACCGCCTGACGCTCGACGGTCAGGTCTGGCGGGTGCAGCGCCTGGACCTCGACGAGCGGCCGCGCGCCACGCTGGTTCCGGTGCTGCGGTCGCGCGGGGTGGCGGCGGTGATCGACTGGACGCCCAGCCCGCCGCGCGAGCCGGCCTCGCCGCCGGTGCTGCACCTGCTGGACCTGCCCAGCGCCGGCGACCTCTCCGACGAGGCGCGGCCGCTGGTGGCCGCAGCCGCCGAGCCTTGGCGGCCGCTCGACATCCATGCGGGCGCCGGCGTCGAGACCTTGAAGCTCCGCGCGCGGGCGTTCTCGCCCGCCACGCTGGGCGTCACCCTGACCGATCTGCCGCCCGCCTCGCCGCACCGGCTGGACCGCTCGGGCTTTCTCACCGTGCGGATGGAGGGCGCGGGTCTGACCTCCGCCCCGCTGGCCGCGGTTCTGGCGGGCGAGAACGCCCTGGCGGTTCGTGCGCCATCCGGTGACTGGGAGGTGATCGCCTTCCAGGCCGCCGCGTTGATCGCGCCGGACGTCTGGCGGCTGTCGGGCCTGCTGCGGGGCCAACGTGACGGCGCGGCGAGCGGAGCGGTGATCCCGGCGGGTGCGGCCGTGGTGCGGCTGGATGAGGCGTTGGTTCCGATGAGCGTCGCCGCCTTCGAACGGGGCGCGCCGCTGATGATCCGCGCCGCGCCCTCGGGCGGACCGCCGTCTGGACCCGGCATGACCCAGATCAGCGCCGTCTGGAGCGGCCGCGCCCTGCGGCCCCTGGCGCCGGCCCATCTTCGCAAGCGCATGATCGGCGGGGACCTCCTGGTGTCCTGGATCCGCCGCGCCCGCGTCGGCGGGGATGTGTGGGACGGCGAGGTTCCGCTGGGCGAGGGCGTCGAGCGCTATCGTGTCCGGGTGCTGGACGGGGGTGCGGTTCTCCGCGAAATCGAGGTGGAAACACCCGCCTTCACCTACGCTGCGGCTCTGCGCGCGGCCGACGCGCCCCCGGCCGGCGCACGCTTGGAGGTGACCCAGGGCTCGGCCCTCTACGGCTGGGGCGCGCCCGCGATCACAAGTCTGTGGTAA
- a CDS encoding NlpC/P60 family protein: MLEETRLWLGTPYRHQASTLGAGCDCLGLVRGVWRGLYGEEPEAPPPYRPDWAELGVGEPLLEAFSRWLVAIPLSQTRPGDVLVFRMAPGAAAKHCAIQSAPDRMIHAYWGRACVESALGRWWRERVVAAFRFPF; the protein is encoded by the coding sequence GTGCTGGAGGAAACCCGCCTCTGGCTCGGCACCCCCTATCGTCATCAGGCCTCGACCCTCGGCGCCGGCTGCGACTGCCTGGGCCTCGTGCGCGGGGTCTGGCGGGGACTGTACGGCGAGGAGCCCGAAGCGCCGCCGCCCTATCGTCCCGACTGGGCCGAGCTCGGCGTCGGCGAGCCGCTGCTGGAGGCGTTCAGCCGCTGGCTGGTCGCCATTCCCTTGTCCCAGACCCGGCCCGGCGACGTGCTGGTCTTCCGCATGGCCCCCGGCGCGGCGGCCAAGCACTGCGCGATCCAGTCCGCGCCCGACCGGATGATCCACGCCTATTGGGGCCGCGCCTGCGTCGAGAGCGCCCTGGGCCGCTGGTGGCGCGAGCGGGTGGTCGCGGCGTTTCGATTTCCCTTCTGA
- a CDS encoding DUF2163 domain-containing protein, producing the protein MRALPEGLDETRLCHAWILTRADGTQLGFTDHDQPLVVDDVDCKARAGLSPGAVESAAGYAPGQAAVLGVLDDAGVDAGDLAAGLYDGARIEALRVDWSEPSRRVSLWTATIASITREGEAFTATLAGPLAALERVAGRTFTRLCDARLGDARCGITPAPGATCDKRWATCVTTFDNGVNFRGFPTAPGEDFLTLYPVEGERNDGGRR; encoded by the coding sequence ATGCGCGCCTTGCCTGAAGGCCTGGACGAGACCCGTCTTTGCCATGCCTGGATCCTGACCCGCGCCGACGGGACGCAGCTGGGCTTTACCGACCATGACCAGCCGCTGGTCGTCGATGACGTCGATTGCAAAGCGCGCGCGGGCCTCAGTCCCGGCGCCGTCGAGAGCGCCGCCGGTTACGCGCCGGGACAAGCGGCGGTGCTGGGCGTTCTGGACGACGCGGGCGTCGACGCGGGTGACCTCGCCGCCGGCCTCTATGACGGCGCGCGGATCGAGGCGCTGCGGGTCGACTGGAGCGAGCCCTCTCGTCGCGTGTCGTTGTGGACGGCCACCATCGCCTCGATCACCCGCGAGGGCGAGGCCTTCACCGCCACCCTGGCCGGGCCCTTGGCGGCGCTGGAGCGGGTGGCCGGACGCACCTTCACCCGGCTGTGCGACGCGCGGCTGGGCGACGCCCGCTGCGGGATCACGCCCGCGCCCGGCGCGACCTGCGACAAGCGCTGGGCCACCTGCGTTACGACGTTCGACAACGGCGTCAACTTCCGAGGCTTCCCCACCGCGCCGGGTGAGGACTTCCTGACGCTGTACCCCGTCGAGGGCGAGCGCAACGACGGCGGGCGGCGGTGA
- a CDS encoding DUF2460 domain-containing protein → MMSEFHEARLPARLAFGCTGGVERRTDVVTLASGHERRTSPWALSRRRYLIATAPRPLDEIAELVAFFEARRGRLHGFRFRDPADCKSCAPSAQPSAGDQVLGTGDGARTVFQLRKTYGAGTEAVVRTLTKPVAGSVKVAVAGVALAPGAFAVDVTTGLVTLNTAPVVGAAVTAGFAFDTPVRFDLDRLDVTLEGFAAARVTACALVEVLV, encoded by the coding sequence TTGATGAGCGAGTTCCATGAGGCGCGCCTGCCTGCGCGCCTGGCGTTCGGCTGCACCGGCGGCGTCGAGCGGCGGACCGACGTGGTGACCCTGGCCTCTGGCCATGAGCGGCGCACCAGTCCCTGGGCTCTGAGCCGCCGCCGCTATCTGATCGCCACCGCGCCGCGTCCGCTGGACGAGATCGCCGAGCTGGTCGCCTTCTTCGAGGCCCGGCGCGGGCGATTGCACGGCTTTCGGTTCCGCGATCCGGCGGACTGCAAGTCCTGCGCGCCGTCGGCTCAACCCTCTGCCGGCGACCAGGTGCTAGGAACCGGCGACGGCGCGCGCACGGTCTTCCAACTGCGCAAGACCTACGGGGCGGGGACGGAGGCGGTGGTCCGCACCCTGACCAAGCCGGTGGCTGGTTCAGTGAAGGTGGCGGTGGCGGGCGTGGCGCTGGCGCCGGGGGCTTTCGCCGTCGACGTCACGACGGGTCTGGTCACGCTCAACACCGCGCCGGTGGTGGGGGCGGCGGTGACGGCCGGGTTCGCGTTCGACACGCCGGTGCGTTTTGATCTCGATCGGCTGGACGTGACCTTGGAGGGTTTCGCCGCCGCCCGGGTCACGGCCTGCGCCCTGGTCGAGGTGCTGGTCTGA
- a CDS encoding DUF805 domain-containing protein — protein sequence MDWKTLFLSPEGRIGRQSFWIGWLVLLGVNAVAGWIPLIGWALSLATIYASVCIHTKRLHDMGQTGWWQVLPWVLGPALVFGAAVSVGVMPAIAALTNGEPEVSALTALVGLFVACFIAFGIWLAFTLWVGCSVGQPRENKYGPAPINPNAVTV from the coding sequence ATGGATTGGAAGACCCTGTTCCTGTCGCCTGAGGGCCGCATCGGCCGGCAGTCGTTCTGGATCGGCTGGCTCGTCCTGCTGGGCGTCAACGCGGTCGCCGGCTGGATTCCGCTGATCGGATGGGCGCTGTCTCTGGCCACGATCTACGCCAGCGTCTGCATCCATACCAAGCGTCTGCACGACATGGGTCAGACGGGCTGGTGGCAGGTTCTGCCCTGGGTGCTGGGTCCGGCCCTGGTGTTCGGCGCCGCCGTTTCCGTGGGGGTCATGCCCGCCATCGCCGCCCTCACCAATGGCGAGCCCGAGGTGTCGGCCCTGACCGCTCTGGTTGGTCTGTTTGTCGCCTGCTTTATCGCCTTCGGCATCTGGCTGGCCTTCACCCTGTGGGTCGGCTGCAGCGTCGGCCAGCCGCGCGAGAACAAGTACGGCCCGGCGCCGATCAACCCGAACGCGGTGACGGTTTAG
- a CDS encoding phage tail assembly chaperone — translation MSWAAPLRLALSLGLPPDAFWRLSLKEWRALTEAPAAPSLNRAGLQDLIARYPDEEAL, via the coding sequence ATGAGCTGGGCCGCGCCGCTGCGCCTGGCGCTGTCGCTGGGCCTGCCGCCCGACGCCTTCTGGCGGCTGTCGCTGAAGGAGTGGCGGGCGCTCACCGAGGCGCCGGCCGCGCCGTCCCTGAACCGTGCGGGCCTGCAAGACCTGATCGCCCGCTATCCCGACGAGGAGGCCTTGTGA
- a CDS encoding GTA-gp10 family protein — protein MLTPNPARGEVVVILAGAPRRLCLTLGALARIEAALNLSDWSQLPDRIATLSAGELSAILAALLEGGGEAPEIAARATVPEAASALAAALAACA, from the coding sequence ATGCTCACCCCCAACCCCGCCCGCGGCGAGGTCGTCGTGATCCTGGCCGGCGCGCCGCGTCGCCTGTGCCTGACGCTCGGCGCCCTGGCCCGGATCGAGGCGGCGCTGAATCTCTCCGACTGGTCCCAGCTGCCCGACCGTATCGCCACGCTCAGCGCCGGCGAGCTCTCCGCCATCCTGGCCGCGCTGCTGGAGGGCGGCGGCGAGGCGCCGGAGATCGCCGCCCGCGCCACCGTGCCCGAGGCCGCCAGCGCCCTGGCCGCCGCCTTGGCCGCCTGCGCATGA
- a CDS encoding phage major tail protein, TP901-1 family, translating into MAAQAGKDMLLKISDGAAAPTFHTVAGLRARTISLNAKTLDVTDSDSAGRWRELLAGAGVRSVAVSGSGVFRDAASDAEVRTSFFEQSARAWRLIIPDFGQLEGPFIVAALEYAGEHDGEAAFALSLASAGAVSFTAL; encoded by the coding sequence ATGGCCGCCCAAGCCGGCAAGGACATGCTGCTGAAGATCAGCGACGGGGCCGCCGCTCCGACCTTTCACACCGTGGCGGGCCTGCGCGCCCGCACCATCAGCCTCAACGCCAAGACCCTGGATGTCACGGACAGCGACAGCGCCGGCCGCTGGCGCGAGCTGCTGGCCGGGGCCGGGGTGCGTTCGGTGGCCGTGTCGGGCTCCGGCGTGTTCCGCGACGCGGCCTCCGACGCCGAGGTCCGGACCAGCTTCTTCGAGCAGTCGGCCCGCGCCTGGCGGCTGATTATCCCGGATTTCGGCCAGCTCGAGGGACCGTTCATCGTCGCGGCCCTGGAATACGCCGGCGAACACGACGGCGAGGCCGCCTTCGCGCTCAGCCTGGCCAGCGCCGGGGCGGTGAGCTTTACGGCGCTTTAG
- a CDS encoding DUF3168 domain-containing protein: MTDKPLIDALVATLKAAPAVTAIAGQRIYGVSPRLPTFPCIVVTRAEGRPVGGVEGEGIEHLLTLTCASRFGGPEEARALVAAVRAALHDARPALVGRRLVNLRVPYADVFAGADRETTLGIVRVRAVTEAL; the protein is encoded by the coding sequence GTGACCGACAAGCCCCTGATCGACGCCCTGGTCGCGACGCTCAAAGCCGCGCCCGCCGTCACCGCCATCGCCGGCCAGCGGATCTATGGCGTCAGTCCCCGCCTGCCGACCTTTCCCTGCATCGTCGTCACCCGCGCCGAAGGCCGGCCGGTTGGCGGCGTCGAGGGGGAGGGGATCGAGCACCTGCTGACCCTGACCTGCGCCAGCCGCTTCGGCGGACCCGAGGAGGCCCGCGCCCTGGTGGCGGCCGTCCGCGCGGCCTTGCACGACGCCCGGCCCGCCCTGGTCGGCCGGCGCCTCGTAAACCTGCGCGTGCCCTATGCCGACGTCTTCGCCGGCGCGGATCGCGAAACCACCCTCGGGATCGTCCGCGTGCGGGCCGTGACCGAGGCCCTCTAG